A genomic window from Punica granatum isolate Tunisia-2019 chromosome 2, ASM765513v2, whole genome shotgun sequence includes:
- the LOC116195940 gene encoding uncharacterized protein LOC116195940, translating into MMGAFRQTFGMLWIWWLVAAVVPGLAENVKFKDPNQPVNVRVKDLLSRMTLDEKIGQMTQIDRSVATVDIMRTYSIGSVLSGGGSTPLPEASASDWIDMINEFQKGALASRLGIPMMYGIDAVHGHNNVYNATIFPHNVGLGATRDPELVKKIGAATALEVRATGIPYVFAPCIAVCRDPRWGRCYESYSEDEKIVQQMTEIIPGLQGDVPYDYRKGSPYVGKNKVAACAKHFVGDGGTTNGINENNTVVDLHGLLSIHTPAYSDAIIKGVSTVMVSYSSWNGEKMHANRDLVTGLLKNTLKFKGFVISDWQGIDRITSPPHENYTYSVQAGILAGIDMVMVPFNFTEFINDLTNLVKANVIPMERIDDAVERILLVKFTMGLFENPLADLSLVNQLGSQEHRNLAREAVRKSLVLLKNGKNETSPLLPLPKKASKILVAGSHADNLGYQCGGWTINWQGFSGNNATRGTTILNAITSTVDSSTEIVYRENPDLESIKSNNFAYSIVVVGEHPYAETGGDSTTLTMADPGPTTITNVCGAVKCAVIVVSGRPIVIEPYMSSIDALVAAWLPGTEGQGVADVLFGDYGFTGRLPRTWFKSVDQLPMHVGDSHYDPLFPFDFGLKTESVPGLVARATSDGVGMRPCTLMIALCLLIAAYFAGYS; encoded by the exons ATGATGGGGGCATTTCGTCAAACATTTGGAATGCTGTGGATTTGGTGGCTTGTAGCAGCTGTAGTACCGGGGTTAGCTGAGAATGTCAAGTTCAAAGACCCAAACCAACCTGTGAATGTGCGAGTCAAGGATCTCTTGAGCAGGATGACACTGGATGAGAAGATCGGCCAGATGACTCAAATAGATCGGTCTGTGGCGACCGTTGACATAATGCGAACATACTCGATTG GGAGTGTACTCAGTGGTGGTGGGAGCACTCCGCTTCCAGAGGCAAGTGCATCAGATTGGATTGACATGATAAACGAGTTTCAGAAGGGAGCTTTGGCCAGCCGTTTGGGGATACCAATGATGTACGGGATTGATGCTGTTCACGGGCACAATAATGTTTATAATGCCACTATTTTCCCACACAATGTTGGGCTAGGGGCCACCAG GGACCCAGAGTTGGTGAAGAAGATCGGTGCTGCCACAGCCCTTGAAGTCAGAGCCACGGGGATCCCTTATGTCTTTGCACCATGCATTGCG GTGTGTAGAGATCCTAGGTGGGGTAGGTGTTATGAGAGTTACAGTGAGGATGAGAAAATCGTGCAGCAAATGACAGAGATTATACCCGGTCTACAAGGAGATGTTCCCTATGACTATCGCAAGGGAAGCCCATATGTTGGCAA GAACAAAGTTGCTGCTTGTGCTAAACATTTTGTCGGGGACGGTGGAACGACAAATGGGATTAATGAGAACAACACTGTTGTTGACTTGCATGGACTACTGAGCATCCATACACCTGCCTACTCTGATGCCATCATTAAGGGTGTCTCCACGGTGATGGTTTCTTACTCTAGCTGGAATGGGGAGAAGATGCACGCGAATCGTGACCTAGTTACTGGTTTACTTAAAAACACCCTCAAATTCAAG GGCTTTGTAATCTCAGATTGGCAAGGCATTGATAGGATCACTTCACCTCCACATGAAAATTATACATACTCTGTCCAAGCTGGGATTCTTGCTGGAATCGACATG GTCATGGTCCCGTTCAACTTCACGGAATTTATAAATGATCTCACTAATCTCGTGAAGGCCAACGTTATCCCCATGGAGAGAATTGATGATGCCGTGGAGAGAATTCTGCTCGTTAAGTTCACAATGGGTCTGTTTGAAAACCCTTTGGCCGATCTTAGCCTGGTCAATCAACTCGGCAGTCAG GAACATAGAAACTTGGCTAGGGAAGCCGTGAGGAAGTCTCTTGTGCTGTTGAAGAATGGGAAGAATGAAACGAGCCCATTACTGCCGCTTCCTAAGAAGGCTTCGAAGATCTTAGTTGCAGGAAGCCATGCTGATAACTTGGGGTATCAGTGTGGTGGGTGGACGATTAACTGGCAAGGGTTCAGCGGGAACAATGCTACAAggg GAACCACCATCCTCAATGCCATAACCTCCACAGTTGATTCCAGCACTGAGATCGTCTACCGAGAGAACCCTGATCTTGAATCCATCAAGTCCAACAACTTTGCCTACTCCATTGTGGTGGTGGGCGAGCACCCTTATGCCGAGACAGGAGGGGACAGCACGACCCTCACGATGGCTGATCCTGGGCCCACCACCATAACCAACGTCTGCGGGGCTGTGAAGTGTGCAGTGATTGTTGTCTCAGGACGACCCATTGTGATTGAGCCCTACATGTCCTCAATCGACGCGCTTGTAGCTGCATGGCTCCCAGGAACCGAAGGCCAAGGAGTGGCAGATGTCCTCTTTGGTGATTATGGGTTTACTGGGAGGCTCCCGAGGACTTGGTTTAAGTCTGTAGATCAACTCCCAATGCATGTCGGGGATTCACACTATGACCCTCTTTTCCCTTTCGATTTTGGGCTTAAGACCGAGTCGGTTCCCGGCCTTGTGGCAAG GGCAACCTCAGATGGTGTTGGCATGAGACCATGTACACTCATGATTGCTTTGTGCCTCCTGATCGCCGCATATTTTGCAG GCTACAGCTGA